The segment taGTGACTCAAGTGATCCATGTTTGTAATCAGAGTGCCCCCAAAGCCTggcctgagccccaggcagagcagcccaaATCAGGAAGGTGTTCACATCTTAGGTCGGGCTGGAGACACGTTTGTCATGATTCTTCGTCAGGGCAAGCAGATGGGAACCATGCATGGGattcccaccagcccttcctgccCTCTTCTCACAAGGTGAAtttctctctcctgcagctcactgGGATGAGAAGTTCCACCACAAGATGGTGGACAACCGTGGCTTCATGGTGAGCCGTTCCTACACGGTGGGAGTCCCCATGATGCATCGCACAGGTGAGCTGCaaacctcctgcccagctgaagTTCTTCTCGCTGCTGCTCCCCTTGCCCAGTTTCCCACCACCTGCTTCTCAAGAGTGTTTTGTGAGGGAGGGTTTTTGCTGGTTCTGCTGATTCAGCCCTCCTGTGACCATGTTTCCAACTGGGAGCTTGGCTGTTGGGAACAAATCCCAGCTCGTGGCTCAAGTGAGCTGCAGTTTTGAGTTGTGTCCAGCTGTTGGGTCAGTTCCCAAAACATAGGATCagaggaggttaggggttggaaagcacccctgaagatcatggagtccaagccccctgccagagaaggaatgcatccagatgggtcttggaaagtctccagagaaggagactccacagctgccctggacagcctgctccagggctctgtgaccctcatagtgaagaagttcctcctcatgttgaggtggaacctcctgtgctggagtttatatccattgtcccttgtcctatcccagggcacagctgagcagagcctgtgccctccctcttgacccccagccctcagatattgataaacattgattaaatcccctctcagtcttctccagactaaccacccccagggctctcagcctctcctcaccaggcagtgctccagtccctccagcatcctggtagctctctgttggactctctccagcagatccttgtccctcctgaactggggagcccagaactggatgcagtattccaggtgaggtctccccagggcagagtagagggggaggagaacctcccttgatctgctgtcCCCACTCCTCTTAATGTCCAAACTTGGTGGTCCCTTGGTGGTCAGGGAAAGCACAGGGTGAATTCCCAACAAGGTTATGGGAAGCTTTGCCCCTCCACATCTCATCCTTTCCTGCTTCTGATTTCCAGGTCTCTACAATTACTATGATGATGagacagagaagctgcaggtggTAGAGATGCCACTGGCTCACAAGCTCTCCAGCATGATCTTCATCATGCCAAATCACGTGGAGCCTCTGGAGAGGGTGGAGAAGCTGCTCAACAGGGAGCAGCTAAAGACCTGGGCTAGCAAGATGAAGAAGAGATCAGTGGCCATCTCACTGCCTAAAGTTGTCCTGGAAGTCAGCCACGACCTTCAGGTAGGTAAAGGAGGTCCTTAAAGAGAACATTTGAGCCTCAAAGGTCTTTGGGGTGGGAGAGAAGACAGTAGGGGATGATGGCTTCTCTGTGACTGCTATCCTTTGCCAGCAGCTAATCTAACTATGGTCCAGAGGTGTAGCCacaaggtgattctccccctctgctccactctggtgagaccacatctggagcactgtgtccagttctggagcctctcttctaagaaagatctggaggtgctggaaagtgtccagagaagggccacatgggagaagctcctctcctatggggacagactcaGAGAGTTGGGATTAATaggtggaagaagaaaaggctccaaggagaccttactgtggcctttctgaagggggctgcaggaaagctggggagggacttttgagggtgtcagggagtgagcagactgaggggatggaacaaaactagaagcgGGGAGACtctgattggatgttaggaagaagttcttccccatgagggtggtgagacactggcacaggttgcccagggaggtggtggaagcctcatccctggaggttttgaaggccaggctggaggtggctgtgagcaacctgctctggtgtgaggtgtccctggccatggcaggggggttggaactggctgatccttgagatcccttccagccctaacaattctgtgagagtgcccattggaatgggctgcccagggaggtggtggagtcaccatcattggaggtattcaggaggagacttgacagggtgcttggttgtgtggtttagttgcttaggtggtgttggatgatgggttggacgtgatgatcttaaggtctcttccaacctgctttattctattctatttaacaCTGCTGTACCATCTCGGGGACCATTGCTGACCTCTTGTTTTCTCCTCCTAGAAACACCTGGCTGACCTGGGCCTGACAGAAGCCATTGACAAGACCAAAGCTGACCTGTCCAAGATCTCTGGCAAGAAAGACCTTTACCTGTCCAACGTCTTCCACGCCGCCGCCCTGGAGTGGGACACTGACGGGAACCCTTACGACGCCGACATCTACGGCCGAGAGGAGATGAGGAACCCCAAGCTCTTCTATGCTGACCACCCCTTTGTCTTCATGATCAAGGACACTAAAACCAACTCCATTCTCTTCATTGGCAGGCTTGTGAGGCCCAAAGGAGACAAGATGCGTGACGAGTTGtagttgggtttgggggtggggaggggaaggtggggagaaggtttttgttttggcagAGCTTTGGGTtcgttgttggttggttgtctGTTTTTCAGTGGGGGGATCTCAAAGAAAGGGGAAACACTTCTTTTGTATCCTTCTGGAACTATGGGTGCTATTCAGACCAGGGTGCATTTGTGAGGAGGAACCAACAGAACACTTTACCTCACCccaaaaagacaaaaacaaaacacttgaTTGCACAAACCCAccctccagagagagagagagaaaggaggggagctTTGGCCCAAGAGGGTCACCAGGAGTGGAAGGGAAGCAGTCTGCACTGTCTCAGCTGAGATGTTCAGGATGATGCCTgggctcctcctccctgcacttGTGAAGCCTCCTAAGAACTCTGCTGCTACCATCAGCCCTGCAAAGGCTCAAGCCCTCCCCTGCCTCTATCCCAGATGCTTCTTGCATGCTTAGCTCTGCCACTTGGCTCCTCTCCCAGTTGTATGCTAAGCAGAACCacaccacagcttctctggtaGCTTCTCAGTTGTTCCTTgcttctttcttctgccttcaCAAGTCTGTAACAAATCACAAAGGGCCAGTTCTGTGGTCCAGCCACCTCCATGGCCCTGGGAGCAAAGCAGGACCATGACTGTGTGTAAGAATGGAGATTGTAGGGAGCTGTGTCCTACAGAACCCTGCTCTGGATGACTGTTGGATGCTTCAGCCATCATAAATGACCTCCAAAGTTGCTCCAGAGTCAAGTGCACCTTTGCTCAACGCTTCAGAGAAGTAAGTGACTTAGGGGTGTCAGGAAAGAGGccaaagagcagaggggcaaacCTGAGAGAGGTCCTTTCACCACTcctgtggtgctaagggacatggtttagcaccagacttggtagacttaggtaatggttggactcaatgaccttaaaggtcctttccaaccaaaatgattctgtgacagaaatCACCATGCTCTACCTCTCTGGGGAACAGAGGGAGCTCTTGGGCCAGCATTTGGAATTAAACATCCCATAGCAGccaaacacagcagctccccttctcttgctgcttctccagcagcacagagggatggGAAAGAGTTACCACTGCTGAAGGTTCTCCCAGCTACCAACCAGAGCTGGTACCTTAGTTCCCAGAGGGAGACCAAGAGACTCCTGTTGGCTTCTCAAAGGGAGGTGAATCAAGTTCAATTTTCTTGCTGGACTCTGGTGCTTTAGAGCTGCTGTTAGCTGACTTTCTAATAATGACCCTTGCCAgaagctcctcttctccacactactTTTAGATCCCTCTTGGCTGACCTGGGTAAGGGCATGCTGAAAACCAAACAATGTTAAGCCTTACTTTCACATGTTAATGCCTGAAAAgatgcacagcctgctccagcctagACTTGGAGGCCACCCCTAGGCTCTTCTCTTGAAGGGTTAATACTAAAGAAGGCACTGGTGTGATCCCACCAGCAATGAAGCAGGTGTCAGGTAAGgtcttgctgctgctcaccgAGAGGCATTCCCAGAGCCAGAGATGGGAACCTTGAGAGGAATTTGTGCATCACAAATTGTCCCTTCATTGAGAGCAGCAAGGACAGTGcctgctttgctcttctttggTTTAGCTCCCTTGCCAAAGTGCTTACTCTCAGGTTGCCACACCCCAGAagcccactgctgcagctcctcaggctaCACAAAGGACTCTTTCCACTAATTTATTAATCTGCAGCTCCAAAAACTCCTCTTGGATGGCTTCCCACAGGCAAAACTCCAGCAGCTCAAGTCCACCCCCAAGTCTAACCTGACCAGGTTTGCAAGGTGACCCAAGTACAGAAAAGCTCTTCTGCCCTAATCCAAACCAGCCAGGATGGGAGgctcctggccttaaaacctctTCCCAAATCACATTCCCAGGtgcttttccccccacctctaGGAGGCAACCCACAGGAAGCCTGAAGCCCAAGTATCCTAAGCACAAGCCAATGAATCGGTGCACTGAgacccacaggctgcagcaagtcagggaggaggaggatgatgatggtgctggtggggtggggggggggtgggtaaAAGGGGTGGGGGCAAGGTCAGAACACACTGTGGGAGGTTGGGAGCCCCTTGCATCGTGTGGATGCAGGTGTCTGATGGCTTTTGTTGTCTTGTACCACGCAGTGGCAGTTGTCTAATTTTGCAATAAAACTTTTTCAATGAAGCTCTGGCAGCCACCAGTCAGCtctgggaggggttgggtggAGACAGAaaccagaatggctcaggttggaagggatctcagagatcatctccaacATCCACACCATGCCTAGAGACACCTCACAACCAGACTCGGCTGCTCATCCAGATTGGCCTTGAAATACCCctaggcaggaggcagccacagcctccctgggcagcctgtgccagagtctcaccaacctcacactgaagaacttcttcctcagctccagtctgaccctgctctgcctcatctccaaaccattcccccttggcctggctccagacatccttagcaaaagtctctctgtgatggaccaggttggagggctggaaagcagaaagcagctgagtGACCTCCAGGAAagccaccctcactggagggcTAGAAAGGCTTCCAGCTGCTGTAGAGGACTGTAAGGTATCAGACCCATGGAAGGCTTTGCACTGGCCATCACTCCTCTTGCTTCAGGCCTTCCAGCTTTCACACATTCCCTGCCCCTGCAAAGTGacaaagctgctctgtcaccttctgcCTTTTCACTCCCACACTCAAGATGCAAAAGCTGGGT is part of the Dryobates pubescens isolate bDryPub1 chromosome 10, bDryPub1.pri, whole genome shotgun sequence genome and harbors:
- the SERPINH1 gene encoding serpin H1, encoding MWATLVLALCGLAAAVPSEDRKLSDKATTLADRSTTLAFNLYHAMAKDKAMENILLSPIVVASSLGLVSLGGKATTASQAKAVLSAEKLKDDDVHSGLAELLSEVSNGTARNVTWKMGSRLYGPASITFAEDFVKSSKKHYNYEHSKINFRDKRSALKSINEWAAQTTDGKLPEVTKDVEKTDGALIVNAIFFKPHWDEKFHHKMVDNRGFMVSRSYTVGVPMMHRTGLYNYYDDETEKLQVVEMPLAHKLSSMIFIMPNHVEPLERVEKLLNREQLKTWASKMKKRSVAISLPKVVLEVSHDLQKHLADLGLTEAIDKTKADLSKISGKKDLYLSNVFHAAALEWDTDGNPYDADIYGREEMRNPKLFYADHPFVFMIKDTKTNSILFIGRLVRPKGDKMRDEL